A stretch of the Candidatus Methylomirabilota bacterium genome encodes the following:
- the rlmB gene encoding 23S rRNA (guanosine(2251)-2'-O)-methyltransferase RlmB: protein MSADAREETPLFGRNPVLELLRAQSRRVEEVAVLSEGRGPALQDLVTLARGRGVKISFRTRDQLTAMAGTPHHQGVVARVAEATYASLEELLVIPGQRGEPAFFLVLDQVQDPRNLGAILRSAEATGAHGAIVPKHHAAGLTGAAAKSAMGAVEHLAVARETNLVQSLEILKKEGLWVVGSTIRGGQAPWEIDLTGPVCLVLGGEGPGLRPLVAKSCDFLASIPMRGRTNSLNVSAAAAILCYEVQRQRVAKQAKMS from the coding sequence GTGAGCGCCGACGCCCGCGAGGAGACGCCGCTCTTCGGGCGCAATCCGGTGCTCGAGCTCCTGCGGGCCCAGAGTCGACGCGTCGAGGAAGTGGCCGTGCTCTCCGAGGGCAGGGGACCCGCCCTGCAGGATCTCGTGACGCTCGCGCGCGGTCGGGGGGTGAAGATCTCTTTCCGCACGCGCGATCAGCTGACGGCCATGGCGGGCACGCCGCACCATCAAGGCGTGGTGGCGCGCGTCGCCGAGGCAACCTACGCTTCTCTCGAGGAGCTCCTTGTCATTCCTGGGCAGCGTGGGGAGCCGGCCTTCTTCCTCGTTCTCGATCAGGTCCAGGATCCGAGAAATCTCGGAGCGATTCTCAGATCGGCCGAGGCGACGGGAGCGCACGGGGCGATCGTGCCCAAGCACCACGCGGCCGGGCTCACGGGGGCTGCGGCCAAGTCGGCCATGGGGGCTGTTGAGCATTTGGCTGTTGCGCGGGAGACGAATCTCGTGCAATCTCTTGAAATATTGAAGAAAGAGGGCCTCTGGGTGGTGGGGTCGACGATCCGGGGGGGTCAGGCGCCGTGGGAAATAGACCTGACCGGCCCCGTGTGCCTGGTTCTCGGTGGCGAGGGTCCCGGGCTGAGACCCCTGGTGGCCAAGAGTTGCGACTTCCTGGCCAGCATCCCGATGCGGGGCCGGACCAATTCCCTGAACGTCTCGGCAGCGGCCGCAATCCTCTGCTACGAAGTCCAGCGTCAGCGGGTGGCTAAACAGGCAAAAATGTCTTGA